In the genome of Palaemon carinicauda isolate YSFRI2023 chromosome 20, ASM3689809v2, whole genome shotgun sequence, one region contains:
- the LOC137660228 gene encoding AP-3 complex subunit mu-1-like, with the protein MIHSLFIINSSGDVFMEKHWKSVIPRSICDYFFDAQRKANSNEDIPPVITTPHHYLISVLRSNLFFIAVCMTEVPPLFVIEFLHRVVDTFEDYFGECTESIIKEHYVVVYELLDEMLDNGFPLATESNILKELIKPPNILRTIANTVTGKSNVSATLPTGQLSNVPWRRSGVKYTNNEAYFDVTEEVDAIIDKSGATVAAEIQGYIDCCIKLTGMPDLTLTFVNPRLFDDVSFHPCVRLKRWESERVLSFIPPDGNSRLLSYHIGSQSVVAIPVYIRHNISFRDVGGGRLDITVGPKQTMGRVVEGVILEVPMPKCVLNCNLTVNQGKYTFDPVSKVLRWDLGRIDPTKLPNIRGNISIQSGSPTPESNPPINVQFTITQLAVSGLKVNRLDIYGEKYKPFKGVKYITKAGRFQVRT; encoded by the exons ATGATTCACAGCCTCTTCATTATCAATTCCTCtgg GGATGTGTTTATGGAAAAACACTGGAAAAGCGTTATCCCTCGCTCAATTTGTGATTATTTCTTTGATGCCCAGAGGAAAGCTAACAGCAATGAAGATATTCCACCCGTTATCACAACCCCTCATCACTACCTGATATCTGTGTTGAGAAGCAACTTATTTTTCATTGCAGTTTGTATGACAGAAG TTCCCCCTCTGTTTGTAATAGAGTTTCTTCATCGTGTAGTTGACACGTTCGAGGATTATTTTGGCGAATGCACAGAATCCATCATCAAGGAACACTATGTTGTTGTGTATGAg TTACTCGACGAGATGCTGGATAACGGTTTCCCACTGGCCACGGAAAGCAATATATTGAAGGAACTAATAAAGCCTCCCAACATATTAAGGACCATAGCAAATACTGTTACAGGAAAATCTAA CGTGAGTGCCACCCTTCCAACAGGCCAACTAAGTAATGTACCATGGCGTCGATCAGGGGTCAAGTATACAAACAATGAAGCTTACTTTGATGTAACAGAAGAAGTAGATGCTATTATCGATAAATCGGGTGCCACGGTAGCTGCTGAAATCCAGGGATAT ATTGATTGCTGCATTAAGCTGACTGGTATGCCCGACTTGACCTTGACATTCGTCAACCCACGGTTATTTGATGATGTTTCATTCCATCCTTGTGTTAGACTAAAGCGATGGGAG TCCGAGCGAGTGCTTTCTTTCATTCCCCCCGACGGAAACTCACGGCTCTTGTCGTACCACATTGGATCCCAGTCAGTTGTTGCCATTCCAGTCTACATAAGACATAACATCTCATTCAGGGATGTAGGAGGAGGACGACTAGACATAACTGTAGGCCCCAAGCAAACAATGGGAAGAGTA GTTGAAGGCGTTATATTAGAAGTTCCTATGCCAAAGTGTGTGTTAAACTGCAATTTGACTGTGAACCAGGGAAAATATACCTTTGACCCAGTGTCCAAGGTGCTACGGTGGGACTTAGGTCGCATTGATCCTACAAAACTTCCAAATATTAGGGGAAAT atcagtATTCAAAGTGGATCCCCTACTCCTGAGAGTAACCCACCAATAAAT GTGCAGTTTACAATCACACAGCTTGCAGTGTCAGGTTTAAAAGTCAATCGCTTAGACATCTATGGAGAGAAGTATAAACCTTTCAAAGGAGTCAAGTATATAACCAAAGCCGGGCGCTTCCAGGTGCGGACTTGA
- the LOC137660230 gene encoding replication termination factor 2-like, whose product MGCDGGTIPRRDELVKTKKKPEQKDKNSERLYRWKHCAVSQAPLKAPIVACEMGRIYNKEELLTRLLDRASERGISHIKGLKDFKELNLTPNPGYQRRGADLGDAYNDNQTAEYICPVTSLEMNGKYRFSFIWSCGCVLSERSLKEVKSEVCHKCGKPLSEDDIIPLNPTEEEQESVRSAMMVRRATAKAAKKAKKEGKRSAEEEEGETSKTNGGKVKKMQKLSEGASSSGEINNKSTLRVHGAASAVLRDKDFEKIRSAGFSVAADPKASEVYKSLFDTHKTAQKKQSAHWVTCNPQYF is encoded by the exons AAAGACAAGAATTCGGAGCGTCTCTATCGTTGGAAACACTGTGCAGTGTCGCAGGCTCCTCTTAAGGCACCCATTGTAGCATGCGAGATGGGTCGCATTTACAACAAAGAAGAGCTTCTTACTCGGCTCCTAGATCGAGCAAGTGAGCGAGGCATTTCCCACATTAAGGGTTTAAAAGACTTCAAAGAGCTAAATCTCACCCCTAATCCTGGATACCAACGGAGAGGAGCAGATCTCGGTGACGCTTACAATGACAACCAGACTGCAGAGTATATTTGTCCCGTAACATCCCTAGAAATGAATGGAAAATACAGATTCTCCTTCATTTGGAGCTGCGGATGTGTCCTGTCTGAGAGATCTCTCAAGGAAGTCAAGTCAGAGGTTTGTCACAAGTGTGGAAAACCACTAAGCGAGGATGATATAATTCCCCTGAATCCAACAGAAGAGGAGCAAGAAAGTGTCAGGTCAGCCATGATGGTCCGTCGTGCTACAGCAAAAGCAGCCAAGAAAGCAAAGAAAGAGGGTAAAAGGTCAGCTGAAGAGGAAGAAGGGGAAACCTCTAAGACAAATGGTGGAAAAGTTAAGAAAATGCAGAAATTATCCGAAG GAGCTTCTTCCAGTGGTGAAATCAATAACAAGTCAACCCTTCGTGTCCATGGAGCAGCATCAGCTGTTCTTCGAGACAAAGACTTCGAGAAGATTCGTTCGGCAGGTTTTAGCGTTGCAGCCGATCCCAAAGCCTCAGAAGTTTACAAAAGTCTCTTTGATACACACAAAACTGCACAGAAGAAACAGAGCGCCCATTGGGTCACATGTAACCCACAGTACTTTTAG